A single window of Vigna radiata var. radiata cultivar VC1973A chromosome 4, Vradiata_ver6, whole genome shotgun sequence DNA harbors:
- the LOC106758888 gene encoding small nuclear ribonucleoprotein E, which yields MASTKVQRVMTQPINLIFRFLQSKARIQIWLFEQKDLRIEGRIIGFDEYMNLVLDDAEEVNIKKKSRKTLGRILLKGDNITLMMSTGK from the exons ATGGCGAGCACCAAAGTTCAGAGGGTTATGACTCAGCCCATA AACTTAATTTTCAGGTTTCTTCAGAGC AAAGCACGCATTCAGATTTGGCTTTTTGAGCAAAAAGATTTAAGGATTGAAGGCCGAATCATT GGTTTTGATGAATACATGAATTTAGTTCTTGATGATGCTGAAGAAGTGAACatcaaaaagaaaagcagaaagACATTAG GGAGAATCCTTCTTAAAGGAGACAATATAACCTTAATGATGAGCAC GGGGAAATGA